A window of Plodia interpunctella isolate USDA-ARS_2022_Savannah chromosome 3, ilPloInte3.2, whole genome shotgun sequence genomic DNA:
GTTGTGATCATCATATGGAAATACACAGAACTATCTACTTTCTTGGTATGTAAAGgaatatttaccaaattaataataactaaactaCTGTGCTGGTTTCCTCACTATGTTCTTTCCctaaactaaaataactaaatataaaactaataatttcTACGtactcgaaataaaaaattacaacgcCATCTATTGGTGAGTAGCTATTTGGTTAAGTTTTCTACTttggaaacaaaacaaaaaggaaagctacactgaaaaaaaaaatggttgctaGTAGCTAAAATTTAGCTGCATATCACCAAAATCGAGTGACTACTAAACTGAGGGCTACAAGTAactaaaacatgttttgtaaacagagtttagtaatattatattaacttctTTTAGGTAACTGGTGATAActtagttttgttatttgaacTAAACTGTTTGGCTGTCAATAGTGCTCCGGTAAAGTTGCTTTAGCAAAGTTACTTTGGCTAATTAAAGCTAAAGTGTTAAATAACTAGTAAATCTAACAGTTcagtaagaaatattaaattatttgtttaataattaatgttaaggTGTGGTTATCTCTTGCTAATCTGTTTCATTACTAGTAGACAAACACTTTATGTGGAGGTAACAGCATTGTTTGTTTACCTGCTCCTGTTGGTTTATTTACCAGTAGCTGGTCCTAGATCTGCTATTGGACCTGGATCTACAGGCCACCTTCAATATTATTGGGATGTACTGGATTGATATGATTAATCATATCAATTTGTTTGTTGGATTGATATGATTAATCATATCAATCCAGTAAAtcccaataatattatcaaatggTGTCCTGCCCTGTGGATGTATATTCAGGTCTAACAGCCACCTGAACATAGGGATAACGGGCTAAGTgcaataatgaataaaaaaaattataatatataagttatttttttgaattatttattaaacatgttaaaaaaaataaaataacacaatttaatgTCTTGTCATTCACTCAAGAAAATCcagattattaaatttaagttacaTACGCTGTAGTATCTCCATTGTATAATAACTGGTAATCAAAcaccaatatattataaaacataaatagggctaataaaaataaagaatagttaaccaaatattaataagacgTATGTATACGAATAATGTAACTGTCAGAGATTCAAACAGGTTTCCGACTAAAAATAGTACAATATgctaatatcatttttaaccGAAGTGTATACATGAACATAAGGCTCCATTAATTGATTATGAACGTGACACCTAAATTGTCTAACCGGCAagtgttgaataaaatattatctacatttcactgaacaataataaaatttcacaaatcttgtttattttttacgtgttTTACCTATTTCATGACTGAAAATGCGTGCGAAACAATTATTgttcttcaatattttttttattgatcacTTTCCGTACCTAACCTGTGCCTGTTGAGATTTATCATTTGGGTGGTGCAATAGTTACTGCaaatttatcccgccagagaaCAGCACTgcatgttaggtacacaagagctttgccgccttttgctatgtcgattaaaacttagagtactttattaatcctttcattatgtaagcattagtttgtgaaaatatacaacactgtAGTATAATCGGCTGCcgaaatattggaaaaaatcgttttccataagataaaaaacttcgaaaactatgggatcaACACTGTAGAAAAGAAGCttggaacacttcacacgtgaagacttattaaaatatggatttcATACAGGTATAATCTTCAGTCAAATTCaagtttatattagtttatgatcacagttgaccaaatattGCAGaacataaactaaaatagtgttattattttcaggataatcctgCTGCTGCCATTCTAGTCTGTTCGTGGCTGTATAGAACTATGGAATGtgcaaaatgtatatatgtcAAAGTCAAGCAAGACAAACTAAACTATAGTGACATTGACAATGGCAATAAGCTACCTttacatagataaatagatagtGGAAGGAAGGAAGGCTGTTAGTTGCTTctaattacctatttaattttgtaataatcctattaaaaaaatttacctaggtatattaattgttttaagaCTGTTATTTCTCTGAATAGTTACTTAAAAGTTTCAATTATTTGCGGGCCAATCCTAAAAACTAACAAAGTAAGTTGGTGCCTgttttttgtagattttttaacTATTCAATCATATCAGtttgttcattttatattaatgtgcTTTATAGGTACGTGTAAGTGTAGAGATACttgtattacaaaattcaTAACATAGATATATACGTAAGTCTTATAGTTAAACACTGACCTACATCCTTATCAGAATAGGCTCATATTCTACTCATCTACAGATGCAGCTCACGTCAGACCCTCGTCGAGCAGATCGAGAGCGACGTTACAAGCCTCCGCCACCAACATCTGCCCCAGCTGAAGATCTTACTACagattatatgaatattttaggcAAGCTACCATTCCTAATGAGTACTGTAAAATTGAATAGACCTATATATAGAAtagatttatctatattatggtaaaataccCGTTCTCTTAATTTTTGCGATATGAAAACTAGTTATtggtttcatacaaaaaagcaTCCTTTAGCTGGTAGCTTTTACTTGCAAAACATATAtcatgtcaaatatttttcaataggAATAGAGTTATTGCTTTGCTTTAGTTCTGTATTAGTTATTGTATCAAATTCTATATCTATTCAATAGGTTGGGAAAAATGGTATCAGTATTATTTTccacttaaaatatattcaaagttATTCACAATTATGTGAAACCAATGTCATTCTACTGAAGGTCACtagtaaaaatgaaaattgtagTAACcactaacattaaaatttacttattatcaattaaaattaccttCATGAacaaaaatgatttgtttttttttttcaggaatgGTATTTTCTATGTGCGGCCTTATGATGCGCCTCAAATGGTGTGCCTGGACTGCAGTGTTTTGTTCCAGTATCAGCTTTGCTAATTCAAGAGTTTCGGATGATACCAAACAGGTACTTTAAACCTTATCATgagtattaaaaaagtttaagatgataaaaaaaacaaacttcagCCATAAGGCCAATTAGAAATAGtatgtaatttacataaaaataattgttttgatgATTACAGATTGTTAGTTCCTTCATGCTGTCTATCTCAGCGGTGGTTATGTCATATCTTCAGAATCCTGCTCCAATGTCTCCTCCATGGGCTTCATTGACGacatgaaattaaattgtaattttgtttataatattatgattatatggAAGTTTAACAATTTactctttttatttatcaggTCCACATTAGTGTTGCTCATGTAGCTTTTCTTTATGGCTTCGTGATGTTGACAGATCTTTTGATGATTTAAGTAAGATTTAGTGCATATTTTACTATCAATATCGTCGACAAATAAGTCTGTGGTCGACAATATAGTATCGACTGCCCTATTTTGTTCCAGTATCAGAGTTTCTGATGACaccaaataggtacctactatggaattagtaggtactctgtaGAACAAAGTACCTAGTTCATGGTACCTACACTACTTTTACACCCGTACCATAAGTATTGAAAAAAGTACatttaagattatttaaaaataaagacatttttgGT
This region includes:
- the LOC128683497 gene encoding protein Asterix; the encoded protein is MQLTSDPRRADRERRYKPPPPTSAPAEDLTTDYMNILGMVFSMCGLMMRLKWCAWTAVFCSSISFANSRVSDDTKQIVSSFMLSISAVVMSYLQNPAPMSPPWASLTT